Genomic DNA from Pelosinus sp. UFO1:
TATGCCGCGTCAAAACATGTCTTATATGGTTCCTGAGCCCTTGGAACCACTCAACGTAGAAGAAATGAAATTTTGGTTGCGAATCATGGAAGAGCATGCCATATTTATTAAGTCCGGTTTACCTAAAGATAATTCTGACTTAATCGATGAGGCCGAATCTTTTCAACGTGAATTCGAATCCTTGCGCGTACGCGCGGAAAGAGTACAAAATGACAAGAAATTCATGGAGATCGTTACTGACGCTCAGGTTTTAGTAAAGGACTTTTATACTTATAAACGTGGTTTATTACATCAGATGCTCGAGTGCAAATTAGCGGGTTGTAATTTTCCCCTGTTCTTAGATCATATGGCTCGTGAAGCAGAATATTTCCTGCGTCTATTAGAAAAAATGAAAAATTGCAGAGTGGCTTTAAGCGGGGGAACAAAGGCACAAGAAAATGTATTTTGGCTTCGTATTATGGCGGATCATACTTATTTTATTAGTCATTTATTAGATCCTTCTGAACGTAAATTAATTCAGACTGCAAATGAGTTTTCCCAAGAATTTGATGAATTATTTTTGCAAGGAAGAGATTTCTCTAGTATGTTGCAGGGGTATCCTGAGGTTCCTTCTTTCAAACGGTTTATTCAAGATGTTCGTGTTTCCGTTTTGCGTCTGAGAGATTTTAAACGTGCCGCACAAGATATGATCGAAGAGTGCCGTTTAGTAGGATTAATTCCTGCCTTGCTGGCAGATCATTTTAGACGAGAAGCCGAGCATTTTCTATTAATCTTGACGATGATGGAAAAAGGCGTCGTGAAAAACATGGCGGTTGCATCCTTGGAGGATATTGGAGAGACCCCTTTAATGGAAACAATAATAGACACGAATGATAAGTGTAAGATACCGACTTTAATGAAACCAGGACGTGATGAGGATTTTCCAGAAGAAGTAAGAGAACCAGAAATAGAGCCAGTGCTTGAACCAAAAGTAGAAGTAGAAATGGTTACGAATGAAAAGATGAACAGTAAAATTAAAATGAGTAAAGAGCCTAAGTACAGCAAACTGGAAAGCAAGGGGAAAGCATTCCAGGAAAAAGAAGTAGTAAAAGCGGAAGCCATTTTGCAAGAAGAAAATGTGAATCCTGTGATGGAAAAAGTAGAGAGCAAAACCAGTGATGTTAAATATAAATGGACCGGGAAATGGCCTCGTCAATTAGGGAAAAAACCTGAGTAAGTAGTTTGCCAGGTAATAAAAAAGGACTTGGCATTTAAGCCAAGTCTTTTTTATTCTGAAATTGGTAAGGGTATTACTGCTATATATCCTAATAGTTGTCGCTCGGTATTTGTAGTTGATAATAAACGCCCATTTGCTAAATCAATCATACTAAGATCGGCGAAGATATGGCTAGTTGCGATCGCCAAGTTACTGCTTGGCAATAGATGTAGGCACGAGATAGAACGACCAAGCTTAATATGACGGGTGATCGTGGCACTCGGGAGATCAATTACCGTAATTGAACCGCTTTCTTCATTCACAATATAGGCAACTTGTTCGGTAGAGGAGATTGCGACGTGGCAAGGGTAGGCAGGAGAGCTGCTTTTATCCTGAGGATAAAGACAAGTATCACTAATCATAGTACTAGGATTAGATTCATTTGCCTCTGTTGGTTTAAAGACTATAATTCCTTCTAATGTAAAAGCAGTACTAGTAAAGGGTATTAAAATGGTATATCCTGCATCATCTAAGATAATATTGGTTGGAATTCCTGGAATAGGAAACTCTTGTACTAATTCCCCCTTGGGAGTGAAAACTGCAAGGAAGCCTTGATTATCTTGTTCCCATACGCTGTAGACAGCCGTAGAACTGGCAGCTAGACCAACACAAGAAGCTTCTTCCGGGTTCCCCCAAGAAACTAGGGACATAGAAGGTATCGTAAGAGAGTATAGCCTGCCATTGGGATCGGCTATGTAGGCACAAGTATCATCCGGAGCTAAGGTGAATTGTGCGGGCGGAGGTAGTTGTACTGGCAAACGGTAAACTGATTTTTGTTCTAAATTGGCGACGAAAATTGCGCCAGTGCCGTTGGTACCGATCACTGGCATATAAGCTTTACTGTAATCAGAGGACAATCGTAGTTCGGTAGGGGTATATTCTAGGGGGTACGGCATTTCAGCTATGATTTCTCCTTGTTCGCCATCGACAAGGAGCAAGGCATGGGTAGTATCGTCAATTACTAATAGTTGATATGACAGACTTTCCATGTGCTCACCTCGATTATCCCAGTTTAAGAGTGTTATTTCCTTATATATTATTCATGTAATGGCAAATTGGTTATTGGGTATGAAGAATTAATTTTGTATAATAGGGGTAGAGAGTCGTGAAGGAGAAATAAAATGAGTAGGTTATCAAGATTGTGGAGAAGTAGCACAGAAGCTGTTATTTGCATTACCCTATTATTATTCCTTATTGGCACAGTTAATATTTTTAGTGCAAGCTTCGTAGAAGCAGGTCAAACAATAGGAGATGGCTATTATTATCTAAAACGGCATATTATGACCTTTGGTATTGGTATGATTGCTATGATGATGATGAGTCGGATTGACTACCACCGTTTGAATCGGTTGTTAGGACCATTAATGTTGGTGACAGTATGTTTATTAATTGCGGTACATTTTGTTGGCGTGCAAGTAAATGGTGCTCGGCGTTGGTTAAACCTTGGTTTTCAGTTTCAACCCTCAGAACTTGCCAAATTGACAGGGCTGATGATAACAGCGGTTCATTTGGGGCCTTTAATTGATCGTAAACGTAGAATCACCTTGTTATCTGTACCTTTCTACATTGCAATCATATTGGGAGTTATGGTATTAAAACAACCAGATATGGGGACGGCAGTCATTATCGTAGGTGTGTGCCTTATTCTATATATTCTCGCAGGGCTACCTAAACAACAAGTATTTATTTTACTAGGACTCGGTGCTGCCCTATTTGTATATGCCACTTTTGCAGCTGCTTATCGTGCAGAACGGATTGCTGCATGGATTAATCCTTGGGCCTATCAACAGGGGATTGGTTATCAGACGGTACAAGGCTTACTGGCTATCGGTTCAGGTGGATTCTGGGGGACAGGATTTGGTATGGGATCGAGTAAGTTTCATTATTTGCCTGAGGCGCATACGGATTTTGCCTTTGCCGTATTGTGTCAGGAAATGGGGTTTGTTGGTGCAATTGTAGTGTTGTCACTGATTGCATTATTAGCTTTTTATGGCGGCAAAATTGCATTAAAAGCTCCAGATGGATTGGGTAAAATGCTAGCGATGGGCAGCATAGTTTTAGTCGGGGGACAGGCTGTCATTAACATTGCAATGGTTTCAGGTTTGTTACCCGTTGTTGGTGTACCTTTGCCCTTTATTAGTTTTGGCGGAACATCCTTAATTGTGAATCTAACGGCAATTGGCATTTTGCTTAATGTAGGGCGGCAAGCTGATCGGGCATTGCCACAAGGTCCTGTAATAGAATCCGATCCGAGTCGAGATATCCGGTTAAAAAAGGCTAGACAAGCGAGAAATCTAAATAGAATTAAGTAAGTGATAAGAGGTAGTTACCAAACTATCTCTTTTTGATTAGAAAAATGTAAACCTGGTAATAATAAAGAAGACTTGATTCAGATGGAGTTTTAACTCCAGCTGAATCTTAGCCCTTCTTATCCAGGGACTTAGCCGCTCTTAACTCCCACTTATCGAAGATGGGAGTCTTAGAGCGGGTTAGTCATCGGATAAAAAGTAATAGGAGGTGGTAAGGTTGTGTTTGGAATATTACGTATAGGAGCTTATTTAGTGAGTGGACTGACTGTTTGGCAGTTCTTTCAAGGGGATATAGGAGGCATGAATGGTGCATTACATAAAGCCTTAACCCTTGATCCGAGCCATGGTATGCTTTTAGGTGTATGCGCAGGAGTTAGCAATTTTACAGGTATTGATGTAAGTTTGATTCGTTTCATTTGGGCTTTACTGGCTTTCTATCGCGGGGCCGGCATAGCATTATATATACTCGCCTTTCTGATTATGCCAACATATGGGCAATAATCAGATTTTTTTTGTAAAGTCACATAAATATGACCAATTACATAAGATACAGTAAGTTAGTGACGAGGAGGGTGGATCAGTGAAACGGGATGAAGATATAAATTTAGCTGAAGAGATAGAGGACCAAGAAGAACCGGAGAGAGTAAAGAAAGAAATGTGGAATTCTCACGGTCACAATGGACATAGTGGAATGCTATTAGCCCATGCTTATGTTTTATGGCAATGTTATGATGACGCCTTTTGTCCTCAAGAGGCTTTGATGAAAGGAACATTATTCCCTGAATTGTATGGTGTGTATCCTATACCCAATTGAAACGTTGGAGGTGAAAATAGTGAGTTGTGAACAGCAAATTAGTATGCTGAAAAAGATTCAGGAGATACAGTTTGTTGCGTTAGAGCTTAATTTATATTTAGATACCCATCCTATGGATAGGGATGCAATTAATGATTTTAATTGTGCTGCTGAGAGGTTAAGAAAACATGTAAAAGCGTATGAAGATGAATATGGGCCGCTTTTAAATTTTGGTTTTGGCGGATATTCCAATGAACCATGGCAATGGTCACAAGGTCCATGGCCATGGGAACTATAGATGGGGGAATCGCATAATGTGGATATATGAGAAAAAATTACAGCACCCCGTAAAAGTTACTTGCCCTGACGTAGCTTTTGCCAAGCTAGTAGTTACTCAATATGGTGGACCAGATGGTGAGTTAGGTGCATCTTTGCGATATTTGAATCAACGATATTCTATGCCCACGGATAAATCGATAGCGTTACTTACTGATATCGGTACAGAAGAAATGGCCCATATGGAAATGATAGCAGCTTTGGTATATAAATTAACGGATGGGGCTAGTCCGAAGGATTATGAAGCGGCTGGTTGGGGTGGTCAGTATGTCCAGCATAATCACGGACTGTTTTGGACAGATGCTAATGGAGTACCTTGGTCAGCAAAATATATTGCCTGCCTTGGTGACCCTATTGCAGATTTAACAGAGGATATGGCAGCAGAGCAAAAGGCTCGAGTTACCTACGAACATCTTATTGAGATGACGAATGACCCTTGTGTAAAAGATATGCTGCGTTTTTTATGGCAAAGAGAAGTAGTTCATTTCCAACGATTTGGTGAATGCTTGAATGATGTGCAAGAACACATGAGCAAAAAGAACATGTGGTGTGGCTGTGATAGAGAAAAATAAAAGATCATAGGATCGCCCTATCAAGGAGATTTTCTTCTTAATAGGGCGGTTTTTTTTATGGTAATAGAGGTCTATCAAATAGCAGCTATGGCAGTGAGTTGTATATTTTTGTGAAGAAGTAGATTAATGTCGAAAAAACAGTGTATAGTGTTTTTGGTGAGATTTGTTGATCTCTTTAAATATATCTGGGAATCTATACCTTTTTCTAGAGGTAATGATTTGAAAAACCAGTTACTCTATAAAGAGTATTGAAGTAGGGTAAGATAAGTCTAAAGATCTGGATTTATCTATTAGGACAATCTCTAGGATGATTGTAGATAAGGATTGTTGAAAAAAAACTAAGACACAACCACCGTCCCCGTTTCTTAGAAAAATCAAAGGACAAGTTGGTGAATAGGATGCTTAAATTTATTGGTATTGGTAGTGCGTTCAATACTAAATGGGGTAATACAAGTGCTTTTATAAAAAAGAATAATGGCCTATTTCTGTTTGACTGTGGCGGAACCGTTTTTCACAGGCTGCAAGAATTAAGCATATTTGACGGGGTGAAGAATTTATATATTGTCATAACTCATACGCACCCTGACCATGTAGGAAGCCTTGGAGAAGTGATTTTTTATTGTTACTATATCTTGGGATGTAAGCCGACTGTTTTTTTCCCTAATCGGGAATTAATAGAGAATTTCTTTGCATGCATCGGAGTTAGCAAGGATATGTACGTGCTTGATAGTCGTGAAAAGTCAGGTGTGATCGATAAAGACTTTGGAGATGTTAGCATTGAATTTTTGTCGGTTACACATGTAGAAACGATTCCTGCCTACGGTTTCATTATGAAGCAGAAAACAGGAGCATTCTATTATAGCGGAGATGCTAATAATATAAGCCAAGAAGTTCTAACTCGATTTCGAAATGGAGAGTTTGACCAAGTGTATCAAGATACTTGTGGACTAGATTATGAAGGAAATAGCCATATGTCGCTAAGGAAGTTGGAAGAAATTATTAGCATTGAGTTTCGGGATAAGGTGAACTGTATGCATCTAGATAACCATATTCATCCTAAAGAGGTCATAGACAAAGGTTTTAATGTGGTAGAAATATTTAGGGGATAACAGTGAGTCGGGAAGAAGAAAGAGTCAGTCCTACATTATTGAGTAATGCAGGACTGACTTTCGTTATATTACGATGGTAATTAAAGCAGTAACTCAGAGCTGGTATTGCCAGCCCTGAGTTACTGCTTTATATGTGGGGCTGCAATAACCTTCCGTCTATAGTGTAGTAACCTGGATGATACGTTGCTCTGCCGTTTTTTATTCGATGTATATATCTGCCATCAGGAGTTAAGCCCTTTAATGTACTGCTAAGATAAATACAACTCTTAGGGATGTGGCCTATGCAAACATTCGTATCATTTGGTGAATTTGTCAAATGGCCACAGACAGCACTTAGCATTTTAGAATCCTCCTTTTCAATATCGGGTTTTAATCATAAGAATATTTCAAGTTATTCATTAGTTTCTTTTAAGATGGGTCTATTATTATAATGTATTGTACGATAGTAGCATCAAGAATATAACTCTTTTCATATAAGCAAAAGACTACGATTTTTGCCTGACTCAATAAGCAAGGGGACGGCAAAACATGTGGAAAGTAAGTTCATTTCCCCACGCTCTGACATCCCCTTGTTTAATTTAAAAATATTTAACTGCCAATTCTTGCAATAAGAACTGATTTTTAAGTCTAATTCGGAATAGTAAAATTGTAGGTCTTAGCGGAGGCTTAGCGTCTGCATGCAGTCAAGACGAAGCAAAGCGCATGTGTAGGTTAAAAAACCTCGCATGCGCTTTTAAAATTTCCCCTGAAACAAACTGTATGATGGTTTCTTCTAGCCAGTGTTTCGGATAGAAGAAACCTCCTACAGGATGAAGACGGGGGGATATAAATTGGTACTTGTCCAAGGGGGTATTTACGATCGTTTAAAAAATAATTAACGTCACCTAAAATGTCTCGCCAAACTTCAAAACCGTTTGCATCGGCTTAGCTGTCGCCGACAGGGATATCGGGAACTACCTTAGGGATGAAGCAGTGGGACTGCTCTTTTGTTTTGTTGGGTTAAAATATATTTGTCAATCTATACCTTTTGCTAGAGGCAATGATTTCAAAAACCACGTATTCTATAGAAAGATAGAATACGTGGTAGGGGGAATGTACTGTGGCAGTGACTAACGAAAAACATGGGGTAGTTTCTAATGCCTTATACCGTGAAGAGAACGATATTGATCTTACAAGTAACGGCTTTACCGAAATCGATTCGATGGGAAATGACAAGATCGGTTTCTATGCAGCAGCCTATAAACGAGGCGAAGATATTATCATTTCCTACCATGGTTCGGAGGATAATAAACCCCAGGAATGTGAGGACGCATTGGCATATTATAGTTATATTCGAAAAAGATATCCTGGGGCGAATATTATGACAGGTCATTCCCTAGGTGTAACGATGGTACAATACGTCGATAATACAATGGCTATTAGAGATGAAAATCAGGTATATGGGCCTGCTCAGTGGGTGTAAGCAGGCTTTTTTACCCCGGAATGAAAACTGACACTATTGCTGTAAGACAACGATCCAGGGTTACTGGAATAAGTAAATAAAAAACAAACACTTACTCCGCATCTATTGTTGGAGAAGGTTTGTTCTATACGAATCTCTCTGCCGTCTTTACCTTCAAGGTGAGACGACTCTTTTTTTTGAAGCAGGGTAAAGCTAAACGACTGGTTTCCCAACCAGATAAAATCAAGTAAGTAAAGGCTTGTAGATTATAGTTGACTGTGTAAATAGCAGAGGAAAATTGAATAATTTGTCGAAATAAAGAAGAATAATGCAAATGTGCTACGATGAAGTCGTCGAGTTTAAATTTTAGTTTACGTAAGTGAGGGGGTGGCTTTTGAGTGCTTTTTGCCAAAATAGTACATAATGTTACTAAGCTGTGGAACAGACAAACTTTGAGGAAAACACTGAGTGTTTGTCTTGTTTGTATGACGATTTTTCCCTTGTTGCTATCTATGTTAATAACTGAAAATAAAAGTGAGAAAATTCTGACTAAATTAGCGTTTAATCAGAATCGCGATATTGCAGAGCAGACTGCTGAAGATATTGATCAGATGTTTAGTGAAAAAATTAAGGTGCTACGGATTGCCGTAAATACAGCTGAGATAAAGTCGATGCTGCCTGATAAGCAAAATGCCTTACTTAAGGCCATTACTAAGGCGGATGCTGATATTCAAATTGCGATTATAGCTGATAGTGCAGGCAATCAGATTGCTCGATCGGATGGGCGTGTAGTTGATGATGCGATTACGTATCGCGATCGGGAATATTTTCAAAGAATAAAACGAATCGGCGAGACAGTGGTTTCCGATGTTATTATTGCGAAGAGCACTGGTTATCCGGGTGTTGTTATTGCTGAGCCAATCAAGGACGAAAATCAGCAACTGGTAGGCGTGCTGATTGTAAACGTGGAATTGAGATCCATTGTTGACCGGATTGACCAGATTAAGATTGGCCAAGCTGGTTATGCCTATCTGGTTAATGGAGATGGACGTATTTTGCTGCACCCAGATCGGGGAATGGTCGAGCAGGATGTCTCCTGGGTTGCACCAGTTAAGGCTGTGATGGATAAACAAACCGGTTTGGTAGAGTATGAATACAAGAAACAAAAGAAATGGGCTGCTTTCAGTTATATACCGCAAACGGGATGGGGCTTAATTGTTCAGCAGCCAGTAGAAGAAGCTTTAGCAGATGTAAGCGATGTTAAACGGACAACATGTATGATTACGGTATTCTCCGCTGTTCTTGCAAGTTTAATTGGTATTGCCGTTGCCAATATGATGACAAGGCCAATCACTGATATATCAGAGGCCGCTGCCCGTTTAGCCAAAGGGGATTTGGATGCCAGAAGCTCGGTTACAACACGAGACGAAATAGGACAGCTAGCAGCTACGTTTAACTCTATGGCTGATAAGTTAGGTACAAGAACCAGTGCCTTGCTAGAAAGTGAAGAGAAATATCGCTCTTTGGTGGAGAATATCAGCATTGGTATCTACCGGGAAACAGGAGATGCCAAGTCCTTTATTAAATATGCAAATCCTGCACTTCTAAAGATGCTGGGATATGAGTCTATGGATGAACTATTAACGATTCCAGTATCAACGACATTTTGGAGTCAGGAAGAGTTCACTGCAGTTAGTGAATTGGTAGAGCAGGAAGGCACTGTGAAAAATAAAGAAATTCGACTGCGAAGAAAGGATGGAACAGCCCTCTGGTGTTCTATGACGGCGCTGAAGCATTATAATCATCAAACGGACACGTTTTGTATTGACAGTATGATTGAGGATATTACTGAACGCAAAATGGCAAACGAAAAATTGTGTCAAGCTCACGCTGAGTTAGAACGGAAAGTAGCAGAGCGAACTAGAGAGCTGACGGTATTAAATAGAGAACTATGCCGGATCTCATTGCAAGATGGTCTTACTTGCGTCGCCAATCGGCGCTATTTTGACGAATTTCTAGAACGGGAATGCCAAGGAGCTAAACGAGAGCAAACGTCAATTGCTTTGATTTTGTTAGATGTCGATTTTTTTAAGTTGTATAATGATACTTATGGACATGTCGCAGGAGATGATTGTCTTAGACAAGTTGCCACTGCGCTAGGTGAGGGCGCGAAACGTGGGACTGATCTAGTCGCGCGTTATGGTGGAGAAGAATTCGCTGTAATTTTGCCTGACACCGATCAAGCTGGAGCTGTTAAGGTAGGAGAACGTATTCTAACTCAGGTTAGAGAGTTGGCTATTCGACATAGGATGTCGCCAGTGGCTGAATTCGTTACAGTAAGTCTTGGTATTGCTGTCGCTATCCCTAGGGCAGACTTGACACCAGAAAAGATGATTCTCGCCGCCGATCAAGCTCTTTACCAGGCGAAGCATTTAGGGCGAAACCAATTGCAGTTAGCGGGTGAACTAGATAGTACCGAGTTTTAGGCGAATAGCTTATCAAGTAAATATCCAACCCTTTGCCGTCTTTACCTTTCAAGGTAGACGGCTCTTTTTTTTGAATAAATTAAAATGTATTTGGGAGTCTATACCTTTTGCGTTAATATGGGGCGGATCTAAGTGTAATACTGTGTATGGACGTTGTATTTGTAAACGCTGAAAGAGTGGTAAGCGTTATCCTAATATGTACATAATTGTAATAAAACTGAGTAAAAGCTGTCACCTTATATTGGTATAATTTAACGAAATCAATTTATTGGAGGTTGCTTTATGAACGTATATCAGCGATGTGTTGTAATGTTAATTCCTGTAATAGTATTCATGTCCTTTAGTCAATCCGTATTCGCGGCTCCTGTAGAACTATCCTTGGAAGATAGTATCACTTTAGCCTTAAAAAATAACTATGATATAAAATATGCGAAATCGGCTAGAGAGAAGTCTTATTGGGCTGTCAAAGAAGCAGCAAAGGCTAAAGGGGTTTCTATCAAATATGCTCATACAGACAGTCGTTACAATACTCCCCCTTCCTCTACATCATCGGTATACTCATATACCAGTAATTTTGACAACCAGATATCCCTCAGCCTCCCCATTTATTCCGGTGGTAATTTAGAGAGCGTGATTGATCAGGCTAAACTTGATCTCAAAGTAGCCGATCTTGATGTCGACGCAGCGAAACAACAGCTTAAACTAACTGTCGTTACGGACTATTTCACCGTAATGGATTACCGTAATGCATTGCAAGTTGATCAAGAGACAGTAAATAACTATGTAAATCACCTCAACCTGGTTAAGGCTAAGTTTGATTTAGGTTTGGTAGCTAAGACAGATATTTTATCAAGTCAGGTTAATCTGGCACAGGCTCAGGATAGCTTAATTAAAGCAGAGAATAATTACAATAATGCGGTAGCGGCGCTTAATAATGCAATTGGATTATCTCATGGTACCGAGCTAAAGCTGAAGGACGAATTCAAATATGAAAAATATCCCTTAACGCTGGAAGAATGTATTCAATATGCCCAAATTCATCGACCGGAAATAGTCCAGTATGAAGCGAAAGTCGCTAGCGCGCAATACGGTGTGAAAAGTGCCAAGAGTGGCTATCTGCCAACCGTCGATTTGACTGCTGAGCAAGATTGGTATGATAGTCATTTACCCGGTTCTAAGAACAGCAATTGGCTGTTGAAACTTACTACTTCAATAAACGTTTTTGATTCCGGTGTAACCAACGCCAAAGTGAAACAAGCACAGCATAACGTGGACATGGTATTGGATCAGGCTGGGAAGGAACATGACTCCATCTTGTTGGATGTGCGTAAATACTATCTAAGTATGTACGAGGCAGAAAAACGAATTGAGACAAATAAAGTATCAGTGAATCAAGCGGAAGAAAATCTAATGATTCAGAAGACTCGATATGATGTGGGAGTAGGTACAAATCTTGACCTGCTTGATGCTGTATTATCCCTTGATTCAGCCAAGAAAGATCATATTCAAGCTTTATACGACTACAATACCAACAAAGCGGGGTTGGAAC
This window encodes:
- a CDS encoding MBL fold metallo-hydrolase — protein: MLKFIGIGSAFNTKWGNTSAFIKKNNGLFLFDCGGTVFHRLQELSIFDGVKNLYIVITHTHPDHVGSLGEVIFYCYYILGCKPTVFFPNRELIENFFACIGVSKDMYVLDSREKSGVIDKDFGDVSIEFLSVTHVETIPAYGFIMKQKTGAFYYSGDANNISQEVLTRFRNGEFDQVYQDTCGLDYEGNSHMSLRKLEEIISIEFRDKVNCMHLDNHIHPKEVIDKGFNVVEIFRG
- a CDS encoding manganese catalase family protein, which translates into the protein MWIYEKKLQHPVKVTCPDVAFAKLVVTQYGGPDGELGASLRYLNQRYSMPTDKSIALLTDIGTEEMAHMEMIAALVYKLTDGASPKDYEAAGWGGQYVQHNHGLFWTDANGVPWSAKYIACLGDPIADLTEDMAAEQKARVTYEHLIEMTNDPCVKDMLRFLWQREVVHFQRFGECLNDVQEHMSKKNMWCGCDREK
- a CDS encoding TolC family protein, with the translated sequence MNVYQRCVVMLIPVIVFMSFSQSVFAAPVELSLEDSITLALKNNYDIKYAKSAREKSYWAVKEAAKAKGVSIKYAHTDSRYNTPPSSTSSVYSYTSNFDNQISLSLPIYSGGNLESVIDQAKLDLKVADLDVDAAKQQLKLTVVTDYFTVMDYRNALQVDQETVNNYVNHLNLVKAKFDLGLVAKTDILSSQVNLAQAQDSLIKAENNYNNAVAALNNAIGLSHGTELKLKDEFKYEKYPLTLEECIQYAQIHRPEIVQYEAKVASAQYGVKSAKSGYLPTVDLTAEQDWYDSHLPGSKNSNWLLKLTTSINVFDSGVTNAKVKQAQHNVDMVLDQAGKEHDSILLDVRKYYLSMYEAEKRIETNKVSVNQAEENLMIQKTRYDVGVGTNLDLLDAVLSLDSAKKDHIQALYDYNTNKAGLEQAMGLLVK
- a CDS encoding PspC domain-containing protein; protein product: MFGILRIGAYLVSGLTVWQFFQGDIGGMNGALHKALTLDPSHGMLLGVCAGVSNFTGIDVSLIRFIWALLAFYRGAGIALYILAFLIMPTYGQ
- a CDS encoding diguanylate cyclase domain-containing protein, which translates into the protein MLFAKIVHNVTKLWNRQTLRKTLSVCLVCMTIFPLLLSMLITENKSEKILTKLAFNQNRDIAEQTAEDIDQMFSEKIKVLRIAVNTAEIKSMLPDKQNALLKAITKADADIQIAIIADSAGNQIARSDGRVVDDAITYRDREYFQRIKRIGETVVSDVIIAKSTGYPGVVIAEPIKDENQQLVGVLIVNVELRSIVDRIDQIKIGQAGYAYLVNGDGRILLHPDRGMVEQDVSWVAPVKAVMDKQTGLVEYEYKKQKKWAAFSYIPQTGWGLIVQQPVEEALADVSDVKRTTCMITVFSAVLASLIGIAVANMMTRPITDISEAAARLAKGDLDARSSVTTRDEIGQLAATFNSMADKLGTRTSALLESEEKYRSLVENISIGIYRETGDAKSFIKYANPALLKMLGYESMDELLTIPVSTTFWSQEEFTAVSELVEQEGTVKNKEIRLRRKDGTALWCSMTALKHYNHQTDTFCIDSMIEDITERKMANEKLCQAHAELERKVAERTRELTVLNRELCRISLQDGLTCVANRRYFDEFLERECQGAKREQTSIALILLDVDFFKLYNDTYGHVAGDDCLRQVATALGEGAKRGTDLVARYGGEEFAVILPDTDQAGAVKVGERILTQVRELAIRHRMSPVAEFVTVSLGIAVAIPRADLTPEKMILAADQALYQAKHLGRNQLQLAGELDSTEF
- a CDS encoding spore coat protein CotJB gives rise to the protein MSCEQQISMLKKIQEIQFVALELNLYLDTHPMDRDAINDFNCAAERLRKHVKAYEDEYGPLLNFGFGGYSNEPWQWSQGPWPWEL
- a CDS encoding DUF2935 domain-containing protein; protein product: MPRQNMSYMVPEPLEPLNVEEMKFWLRIMEEHAIFIKSGLPKDNSDLIDEAESFQREFESLRVRAERVQNDKKFMEIVTDAQVLVKDFYTYKRGLLHQMLECKLAGCNFPLFLDHMAREAEYFLRLLEKMKNCRVALSGGTKAQENVFWLRIMADHTYFISHLLDPSERKLIQTANEFSQEFDELFLQGRDFSSMLQGYPEVPSFKRFIQDVRVSVLRLRDFKRAAQDMIEECRLVGLIPALLADHFRREAEHFLLILTMMEKGVVKNMAVASLEDIGETPLMETIIDTNDKCKIPTLMKPGRDEDFPEEVREPEIEPVLEPKVEVEMVTNEKMNSKIKMSKEPKYSKLESKGKAFQEKEVVKAEAILQEENVNPVMEKVESKTSDVKYKWTGKWPRQLGKKPE
- a CDS encoding FtsW/RodA/SpoVE family cell cycle protein, which codes for MSRLSRLWRSSTEAVICITLLLFLIGTVNIFSASFVEAGQTIGDGYYYLKRHIMTFGIGMIAMMMMSRIDYHRLNRLLGPLMLVTVCLLIAVHFVGVQVNGARRWLNLGFQFQPSELAKLTGLMITAVHLGPLIDRKRRITLLSVPFYIAIILGVMVLKQPDMGTAVIIVGVCLILYILAGLPKQQVFILLGLGAALFVYATFAAAYRAERIAAWINPWAYQQGIGYQTVQGLLAIGSGGFWGTGFGMGSSKFHYLPEAHTDFAFAVLCQEMGFVGAIVVLSLIALLAFYGGKIALKAPDGLGKMLAMGSIVLVGGQAVINIAMVSGLLPVVGVPLPFISFGGTSLIVNLTAIGILLNVGRQADRALPQGPVIESDPSRDIRLKKARQARNLNRIK
- a CDS encoding spore coat associated protein CotJA, giving the protein MKRDEDINLAEEIEDQEEPERVKKEMWNSHGHNGHSGMLLAHAYVLWQCYDDAFCPQEALMKGTLFPELYGVYPIPN